A window from Candidatus Nitrosotenuis uzonensis encodes these proteins:
- a CDS encoding FkbM family methyltransferase, which produces MKTWVHDFGKFKMVLDESDKDLSRQVKFTGAYNDEKLETAVIRENLKPGYTMVDIGANLGFYSMLAASLVGNAGRVFSFEPFAHNVDLIRASARENGFDNVKVINCAVSDKIGSAKLYLSPYYSSEHSLFDYHYSTGSDSTENTVDVKTVTIDQYLESEAGDLRVDFIKMDIEGSEGKAITGMEKTITENKNVSLLTEFWPNAIANSGVEPKEYLERLTGFGFELFHIDGVEQRVYPVTASQILDIMKRRSAEGFEDYKEIALGGWYTTLLCKK; this is translated from the coding sequence ATGAAGACGTGGGTGCACGACTTTGGCAAGTTCAAGATGGTTTTGGATGAATCCGATAAGGATCTATCAAGACAGGTAAAGTTCACAGGTGCATACAATGATGAAAAACTGGAGACTGCCGTAATAAGGGAGAATCTAAAGCCAGGATATACGATGGTGGATATTGGGGCTAATCTTGGATTTTATTCAATGCTTGCTGCAAGTTTGGTTGGAAATGCAGGGAGAGTGTTTTCTTTTGAACCGTTTGCACACAATGTAGATTTGATCAGGGCAAGTGCAAGGGAAAACGGTTTTGACAATGTCAAAGTGATCAATTGTGCAGTATCAGATAAGATCGGAAGTGCAAAGCTGTACCTTTCCCCATACTATAGCTCAGAGCACAGCCTCTTTGACTATCATTACAGCACTGGATCAGATTCGACCGAAAATACTGTTGATGTAAAAACCGTGACAATCGATCAGTATCTTGAAAGCGAGGCAGGTGATCTTCGAGTCGATTTTATCAAGATGGATATAGAGGGTTCGGAAGGAAAAGCCATAACAGGAATGGAAAAGACCATAACGGAAAACAAGAATGTCAGTCTACTAACGGAATTCTGGCCAAATGCAATTGCAAACTCTGGTGTAGAGCCAAAAGAATATTTGGAAAGACTTACTGGATTTGGATTCGAGTTATTCCATATTGATGGAGTGGAACAACGTGTGTATCCTGTGACCGCAAGTCAGATATTAGATATTATGAAACGACGCTCTGCTGAAGGATTTGAAGATTATAAGGAGATAGCACTTGGCGGCTGGTATACCACGCTCTTGTGCAAAAAATAA
- a CDS encoding DUF6293 family protein: MSNLTTLRVHIAPVGFEIDRVVMPAKEMKADKVWLLVHEKPSEDKAGSYIEKIQKQLQREKIRVVKEYHDRLDLFNIIKSVKRIIESEQKNTLYVNLASGSKIQAIACMMACMMFNENNSIIPFYAEAERYSGFEGKQMSYGVKNLIQIPAYQIHTPRPELILALKIIRDHGGKITKKQMADIAERDHLITVNAREENLTQARFASLDKNIIQPLENQWKFVRVEKIGRNRWIELTEDGINASEFLI, encoded by the coding sequence ATGAGTAATCTCACTACCCTCCGTGTACACATAGCCCCTGTCGGATTTGAGATCGACAGAGTTGTAATGCCAGCAAAAGAGATGAAAGCTGACAAGGTCTGGTTGCTGGTGCACGAAAAACCAAGCGAAGATAAAGCAGGATCGTATATAGAGAAGATCCAAAAACAGCTGCAGAGGGAAAAGATCAGGGTCGTAAAAGAATACCATGACAGGCTAGACCTTTTTAATATAATAAAATCGGTAAAGAGAATAATTGAGAGCGAACAAAAGAACACGCTTTATGTGAATCTTGCATCAGGCTCAAAAATTCAAGCAATTGCATGCATGATGGCATGCATGATGTTCAATGAAAATAACAGTATAATCCCGTTTTATGCCGAAGCTGAAAGATATTCTGGTTTTGAGGGAAAACAGATGTCGTACGGAGTGAAAAACCTCATCCAGATACCAGCGTATCAGATCCACACACCAAGGCCTGAGCTTATCCTAGCACTTAAGATAATCAGGGATCATGGCGGTAAAATAACAAAAAAACAGATGGCCGATATTGCAGAAAGAGACCACTTGATCACGGTTAACGCAAGGGAGGAGAATTTGACGCAGGCAAGATTTGCAAGTCTTGACAAGAACATCATACAGCCACTAGAAAACCAGTGGAAGTTTGTCCGCGTAGAAAAAATTGGAAGAAATAGATGGATAGAGCTTACCGAGGATGGAATTAATGCTTCAGAGTTCCTCATCTGA
- a CDS encoding DMT family transporter, translating to MVFGTFWFNWPLYGLFQNIPKLPAINANILALNPLPATKSGLRVFFKKRLLLGYIFAIMAAVLASLTHSLSKPLLDGIEPTQSMNPLVLAVLIYMVAGLFLTPVKKSDKSIRRLGAKNLALLSMIGIAEVAAMIVSFFGITETTAVNASIFINAEIIFSISIAAVLFKERLRQNEILPFGLVLLGVVAIPVGYDFYQHGMAFTNLVLGDMLIILGGLFFSISNIIAKYLSGNIDAKRITQISSFVAAGFGLVMILNFNIPFDIQLSQLPTVVAMGILDVGLATLLFIIALRTIGAIKTILIFSTATVFGMIFAHVLLGESITALNIVSIASVFIGLYWLRKRFSEEEAEKHTA from the coding sequence ATGGTATTTGGAACATTTTGGTTTAATTGGCCTCTGTATGGACTATTCCAAAATATACCAAAACTACCTGCCATTAATGCAAACATACTTGCGCTGAACCCACTCCCGGCGACAAAATCTGGGCTGCGGGTTTTTTTCAAAAAAAGACTACTTTTAGGATACATTTTTGCAATTATGGCTGCAGTCCTGGCAAGTCTTACACATTCACTATCAAAGCCTTTGCTTGATGGTATAGAGCCGACACAGTCTATGAATCCACTGGTACTTGCCGTACTAATTTACATGGTGGCAGGCCTATTTCTCACTCCTGTAAAAAAATCCGACAAGTCAATACGCAGGCTGGGCGCAAAGAATCTTGCCCTTCTTTCCATGATTGGAATTGCCGAGGTTGCCGCAATGATCGTTTCGTTTTTTGGCATAACGGAAACAACTGCAGTAAATGCATCCATATTCATCAACGCAGAAATAATATTCTCAATTTCAATTGCGGCAGTTTTATTCAAAGAGCGTCTCAGGCAGAATGAGATACTCCCGTTCGGCCTTGTACTGCTTGGGGTGGTTGCAATACCAGTAGGCTATGACTTTTACCAGCACGGCATGGCGTTTACAAATCTTGTTCTTGGGGACATGCTGATAATACTTGGCGGTTTGTTTTTCTCAATTAGTAACATTATTGCAAAGTATCTAAGTGGTAACATTGATGCAAAGCGCATCACACAAATCTCATCGTTTGTGGCAGCTGGATTTGGTCTTGTGATGATATTAAACTTTAACATACCGTTTGATATTCAACTCTCTCAGCTGCCCACGGTGGTGGCAATGGGAATACTGGATGTAGGCCTTGCGACTCTTTTGTTTATAATCGCGCTTCGAACCATAGGGGCAATCAAGACAATACTCATATTTTCTACCGCCACCGTTTTTGGCATGATCTTTGCCCATGTGTTACTGGGCGAGTCCATAACTGCTCTGAATATCGTATCAATAGCTTCTGTTTTCATAGGGCTTTACTGGCTAAGGAAAAGATTCTCAGAAGAAGAGGCAGAAAAGCATACAGCGTAG